From Salinibacterium sp. ZJ450, one genomic window encodes:
- a CDS encoding phosphotransferase: protein MIRAIVGETYLNVALTDDAGRKYIAKLAPLSVDPLALEWQGLLVDRVAAARLEFATPRLVRTTNGETTTRITDGSAQGTLRLFTWVEGILMSDVPRYSDHFLNSLGRLSARLTQALEGVGAGGSGEHFWSLARTHVSLSEVLDGLPLGVEASLIGEVSEFHKRHVVALLDELPRSVVHQDLNPYNVLADPFDNDLVIGVIDFDDAEETIRVADIAIAAGYAMVDHRDPVGALIATVNGYQTVLPLTPSERSSILALSLLRLCLSWATWSRRANGDRNSYAAVRMGSTWPVLQRVIALGLENAQLRVLKETHLV from the coding sequence GTGATCCGAGCGATCGTCGGTGAGACCTATCTCAACGTGGCCTTGACGGATGACGCGGGACGCAAATACATCGCCAAGCTTGCACCCCTCAGCGTCGACCCCTTGGCCCTGGAGTGGCAGGGGCTTCTCGTCGATCGAGTAGCGGCCGCCAGGCTCGAGTTCGCAACGCCCCGTCTCGTACGGACGACGAACGGCGAGACGACAACGCGAATCACCGATGGGAGCGCTCAGGGCACCCTCCGACTCTTCACTTGGGTCGAGGGCATCCTCATGTCCGACGTGCCGCGCTACTCGGATCACTTCCTTAACAGCCTCGGCCGGCTCTCAGCCCGACTCACCCAGGCTTTGGAAGGGGTGGGCGCCGGAGGTAGCGGAGAACACTTCTGGTCGCTCGCTCGAACCCACGTCTCGCTTAGCGAGGTGCTTGATGGCTTGCCTCTCGGGGTTGAAGCCAGTCTTATTGGCGAAGTCAGCGAGTTTCACAAGCGTCATGTTGTGGCGCTCCTGGACGAGCTGCCGAGGAGCGTCGTCCACCAGGACCTCAATCCCTACAACGTCCTCGCCGACCCGTTCGACAATGACTTGGTGATAGGCGTTATCGATTTCGACGACGCTGAGGAGACTATTCGTGTTGCGGACATTGCCATCGCAGCGGGGTACGCCATGGTCGACCACCGCGATCCTGTTGGTGCGCTGATCGCAACGGTGAACGGATACCAGACGGTCTTGCCGCTCACCCCTTCGGAGCGGTCATCGATCCTGGCACTTTCGCTCCTGAGGTTGTGTCTGAGCTGGGCGACGTGGAGTCGCCGCGCGAACGGTGACAGAAACTCTTACGCGGCGGTGCGAATGGGTTCGACGTGGCCGGTTCTCCAGCGGGTCATCGCCCTTGGGTTGGAAAACGCTCAGCTCCGGGTTCTCAAGGAAACCCACCTCGTGTGA
- a CDS encoding substrate-binding domain-containing protein, with protein sequence MNILSRWAALRVGVVLGASALLLSGCSGTEATTTTSAETDPEIVEQSRLAVEAAYEAASAVPPSDGPPAAEDVRLFFVTALGSATGARSAKVVEEVTEKLGWDVRIFDSKFDPDTQQEGMRQAISWGADAILLFGMDCPGNESPLQQLREAGITIVAFSSVDCSEVDAGAESMFDGVPSYPGASTPRENFLRRGAAQADWVIANSGGTAQVIELPVPDFRETAAFQEGFETRLAECAGCEIVEVIPIGVEDFGPEIQDKTVQALVRYPSADYIVAAYDELINYGVASAVMNSDRSDEIQVVAGNGDPANMELVRNGEGQHAGFGYDVDWEVFASIDVVSRLMQGEAPGVVGPPIVLFDTEHNVPETGGYKSLGDFRSVFYSIWLDGR encoded by the coding sequence ATGAATATCTTGTCGAGATGGGCTGCGCTCCGGGTGGGCGTCGTCCTTGGCGCGTCTGCCCTGCTGCTCAGCGGTTGCTCCGGCACGGAGGCGACAACAACCACCAGCGCTGAAACTGACCCGGAAATAGTTGAGCAGTCGCGCCTGGCTGTCGAAGCAGCGTATGAGGCTGCTTCTGCGGTACCTCCGTCGGATGGACCACCGGCGGCGGAAGACGTTCGGTTGTTCTTTGTCACCGCCCTGGGTTCTGCGACGGGCGCCCGAAGCGCGAAAGTAGTGGAGGAAGTAACGGAGAAGCTCGGCTGGGACGTGCGTATCTTTGATAGCAAATTCGATCCCGATACTCAGCAAGAGGGCATGCGCCAAGCAATCTCCTGGGGCGCTGACGCAATTCTGCTTTTCGGCATGGATTGCCCAGGAAATGAGAGTCCGCTCCAGCAGTTGCGTGAGGCAGGGATTACGATCGTTGCGTTCTCGTCGGTCGATTGTAGCGAGGTCGATGCTGGTGCAGAGTCAATGTTCGACGGGGTTCCGTCCTACCCCGGGGCCTCCACACCTCGCGAGAACTTCTTGCGGCGGGGAGCCGCTCAGGCGGACTGGGTCATCGCGAACTCTGGAGGCACCGCCCAGGTCATAGAATTGCCGGTCCCTGACTTCCGGGAGACAGCGGCATTCCAGGAGGGCTTCGAGACTCGCCTTGCTGAGTGCGCGGGGTGCGAGATCGTCGAGGTGATCCCAATCGGCGTCGAAGACTTCGGCCCGGAAATTCAGGATAAGACGGTCCAGGCCTTGGTGCGGTATCCGTCCGCCGACTACATCGTTGCCGCATACGACGAGCTCATCAATTATGGTGTGGCAAGTGCGGTGATGAACTCCGACCGGAGTGACGAAATCCAGGTCGTTGCGGGGAATGGAGATCCTGCGAACATGGAACTGGTTCGGAACGGCGAGGGCCAGCATGCTGGCTTCGGATATGACGTCGATTGGGAGGTCTTCGCTTCTATCGACGTCGTGAGCCGGCTCATGCAGGGCGAAGCGCCCGGGGTGGTTGGACCACCCATCGTGCTCTTCGACACGGAGCACAACGTGCCGGAAACGGGTGGGTACAAGAGCCTGGGCGATTTCCGCTCAGTCTTCTATTCCATCTGGCTCGACGGGCGTTGA